In the Candidatus Saccharimonas aalborgensis genome, one interval contains:
- the recG gene encoding ATP-dependent DNA helicase RecG — MRYTVQRLAVYDREVNLATTLDQIKGVGPKTAEQLARAGLVTVGDILLFLPRKHEDFTNVTTIADLKPGKVTIKARCEKISTRPVRRGLQLTTAVLVDDTSKLNAIWFNQPYRTQQLAGGDDEFYFSGEFEYSRGRYQLTNPSAEKAADLPVQADRLLPVYRSVRGLKSQMVRKVLEQLRPLMSVLPETLPESVIRDEKLMSRSEAISTMHFPKNTDDVAAARERLAFEELFELLLASQLNKRENQKLSGYHIPFEVEVVKQFVAQLSFDLTSAQRRAAWDILQDFERATPMNRLLQGDVGSGKTVVAGLAARQAASSGYQTALMAPTEILARQHAETLDALLSPFGIRVALLIGSVKGKARAALYEAIANGDVDVVIGTHALFQEKVVFQKLGFVVIDEQHRFGVEQRQRLLDKAHHLPHLLAMTATPIPRSLALTVYGELDISVLNEKPKGRLPIITKIISPVSAKSVYDVVDKEIAVGRQLYVICSLIDDNPDNDIKSVEAEYKRLKNSIFSHRRIALLHGRMTPIEKELIMQQFKQGEYDILVSTTVVEVGVDVPNATLMMIENAEQFGLSQLHQLRGRVGRSHHQSYCYLMMGTTNKPSERLREIEKSNDGFYLAEVDMQLRGPGEIYGKAQHGALNLQIATLADTTLIARAQHVVKRFIDRGEDMAKYTVLSEQVRYYQRLTTLN; from the coding sequence ATGAGATACACCGTACAACGACTAGCGGTGTATGATAGAGAAGTGAATCTTGCGACCACATTAGATCAGATCAAAGGAGTAGGACCAAAAACCGCCGAACAGTTAGCCCGGGCAGGATTGGTGACGGTAGGTGATATTTTGCTTTTTTTGCCGCGCAAACACGAAGATTTCACCAACGTCACTACGATCGCTGATCTCAAACCAGGCAAGGTCACCATCAAGGCCCGATGTGAAAAAATCTCCACGCGGCCCGTGAGGCGAGGATTGCAGCTGACTACAGCGGTATTAGTTGATGACACCAGTAAATTGAACGCTATTTGGTTCAACCAACCCTACCGTACCCAGCAACTGGCGGGGGGCGACGATGAGTTTTACTTTAGCGGTGAGTTTGAATACTCGAGAGGACGCTACCAACTTACCAATCCCAGTGCCGAAAAAGCTGCCGATTTGCCGGTCCAGGCTGATCGACTTCTGCCGGTGTATCGCTCAGTTCGTGGCCTCAAGAGCCAGATGGTACGAAAAGTCTTGGAGCAGCTGCGACCACTTATGAGTGTGTTACCCGAGACCTTGCCAGAGAGTGTTATCCGCGATGAAAAGCTCATGAGTCGATCGGAAGCGATAAGCACAATGCACTTTCCAAAGAATACTGATGACGTGGCCGCGGCACGTGAGCGGCTGGCGTTTGAGGAGCTGTTTGAGTTATTGCTCGCTAGTCAGCTCAACAAACGTGAAAATCAAAAACTAAGCGGCTATCATATCCCTTTTGAAGTAGAGGTGGTCAAACAATTTGTTGCGCAATTATCATTCGATCTTACGAGCGCTCAGCGTCGTGCAGCCTGGGATATTTTGCAGGACTTTGAGCGTGCAACGCCTATGAATCGCTTGCTCCAGGGTGACGTCGGCAGTGGCAAAACAGTCGTGGCTGGCCTTGCTGCGCGGCAAGCAGCGAGTAGCGGGTACCAGACGGCGCTTATGGCACCAACCGAGATTCTTGCTCGCCAGCACGCCGAGACGCTTGATGCGCTGCTGAGCCCTTTTGGCATACGGGTCGCATTACTTATCGGTAGCGTTAAGGGCAAGGCGCGCGCGGCACTGTACGAGGCGATCGCAAATGGCGATGTCGATGTGGTCATTGGGACACATGCGCTGTTTCAGGAAAAAGTCGTATTTCAAAAGCTTGGCTTTGTCGTGATTGATGAGCAACATCGGTTTGGTGTCGAGCAGCGTCAACGTTTACTGGACAAGGCGCATCATCTGCCGCATCTGCTCGCGATGACGGCCACGCCAATTCCACGTAGTCTCGCGCTCACTGTCTATGGCGAACTCGATATATCGGTGCTCAATGAAAAGCCAAAGGGGCGCTTGCCGATTATTACCAAGATTATTTCTCCTGTCTCTGCGAAAAGTGTCTACGATGTCGTCGACAAAGAGATAGCGGTGGGTCGTCAGCTCTATGTGATTTGCAGTTTGATCGATGACAATCCGGATAACGACATCAAAAGTGTCGAGGCGGAGTACAAGCGGCTCAAAAACAGCATTTTTAGCCATCGACGTATTGCGCTCCTCCATGGTCGCATGACACCGATCGAAAAAGAACTCATCATGCAGCAGTTCAAACAAGGTGAATATGATATTTTAGTCAGCACGACTGTTGTCGAGGTGGGCGTCGATGTGCCAAATGCGACCCTGATGATGATAGAGAATGCTGAGCAGTTTGGACTCAGTCAACTTCACCAGTTGCGTGGCCGTGTCGGGCGGAGTCACCACCAGAGCTATTGCTATCTGATGATGGGCACCACAAACAAGCCGAGCGAGCGGCTGCGCGAGATAGAGAAGAGCAACGATGGCTTTTATCTTGCCGAGGTAGACATGCAGCTGCGCGGTCCGGGTGAGATCTATGGCAAGGCACAGCATGGGGCGCTGAATTTGCAAATTGCGACACTTGCTGACACCACACTTATTGCACGAGCCCAACATGTCGTAAAGCGGTTTATCGACCGTGGTGAAGATATGGCTAAGTATACCGTCCTTTCTGAGCAAGTTCGGTACTACCAGCGACTGACGACGCTCAACTAG
- the tyrS gene encoding tyrosine--tRNA ligase: protein MTLSEELSWRGFVNQMTFADITDLDETTRTFYWGVDPSADSMTIGNLAAAMLVRQFIEHGYTPILLIGGATGMIGDPDGKKQERDLLTLEQISANKAAISEQYKRIFAGKNFEIVDNYDWFKDYNYLDFLRDIGKHAPLTQMLDRDFVQARVGEGGAGISYAEFSYSLIQGFDFLHLYREKGASLQLGGSDQWGNMIAGTQLIRRIAGGEAHVFSTPLIINKQTGVKFGKSEGGAVWLDPAKTSPYKFYQFWLNCDDETSEDLVKVYTLLDRDTVGALITNHQVNPGERALQKTLAREVTDLVHGRERRESVERVTDVLFNGRQFGDLTDDDITALAAEIPVVGYQSLISVLVSAGVCESNGEAKRLIAAGSVMINGQKITENCEITDISLVKKGKNSFVLVRG, encoded by the coding sequence ATGACATTATCCGAAGAGTTGTCATGGCGAGGCTTTGTCAATCAAATGACATTTGCCGACATCACTGATTTAGATGAAACAACGCGCACCTTTTATTGGGGCGTAGATCCCAGCGCTGACAGTATGACGATTGGCAACCTCGCCGCTGCGATGCTCGTGCGGCAATTCATCGAGCACGGATACACACCTATTTTGTTGATTGGCGGTGCCACTGGTATGATTGGCGATCCAGATGGCAAGAAACAGGAACGTGATCTACTGACACTCGAGCAAATTTCTGCCAATAAGGCAGCAATTTCTGAGCAGTACAAACGTATTTTTGCGGGCAAAAACTTTGAGATTGTTGATAATTATGATTGGTTCAAAGACTACAACTACCTTGACTTCTTGCGCGATATCGGCAAACACGCTCCATTAACTCAGATGCTTGATCGCGACTTTGTCCAGGCGCGTGTCGGTGAAGGGGGAGCTGGAATAAGCTATGCAGAGTTTAGTTATTCACTCATTCAGGGCTTTGATTTTCTCCATCTTTATCGAGAAAAGGGCGCCTCGCTACAGCTTGGCGGTAGCGATCAGTGGGGCAATATGATCGCCGGCACGCAGTTGATTCGACGGATTGCTGGGGGCGAAGCACATGTATTTTCGACACCACTCATCATCAACAAGCAGACAGGGGTAAAGTTTGGTAAGAGTGAAGGAGGAGCGGTTTGGCTGGATCCAGCAAAAACAAGCCCCTACAAGTTCTATCAATTTTGGCTCAACTGCGACGATGAGACCAGTGAAGATCTGGTGAAAGTCTACACACTGCTTGATCGCGATACCGTAGGTGCCTTAATTACCAATCACCAAGTCAATCCTGGCGAACGAGCCCTCCAAAAAACCTTGGCGCGTGAAGTAACCGATCTAGTGCACGGGCGGGAGCGCCGCGAGTCAGTTGAGCGTGTAACAGACGTGTTGTTCAATGGACGCCAATTCGGTGACTTAACAGATGACGATATTACCGCCTTGGCAGCCGAGATACCAGTCGTTGGCTATCAGTCACTGATCTCGGTGCTTGTGAGCGCGGGTGTATGTGAGAGCAACGGCGAAGCAAAGCGTCTGATTGCGGCGGGCAGTGTGATGATAAATGGTCAAAAAATAACCGAAAACTGCGAAATAACAGATATATCTTTAGTCAAAAAAGGCAAAAATAGTTTTGTCCTTGTTAGGGGCTAG